The segment TATATTTGTATCATAAATAAAATAATTATTTTCATGGTAATAATAAATGGGCGGGTCGGTAATATAATTACGAACAAGTTTAACGTCAGAGGAGGATTGTTTTATGGTCATTTTTATGTCTTGAGGTTTATTTTGTTTTGATAAACCGGCCGCATCGTTCATAAAACAAAAACGGGCCCTCTGATTTGGTTCTCCAAAGTTTTTTATCCGTCAGGGAAACATTGTCAATATGCCCCACTACCTCAGTGTCTCTGGGGCAACCGATGATATATCCCTCCGGGTCAATACTGGTGCCGTTCCAGCCGATACCGCAGCCGAAATCATAGCCGCAGGCGCCGACATAGCGCCGTTCCAGCATACCGGTCAATGCCAGTTTAAATGTCTCCCATTCCGCGCGGGTCAACACCTCCAAATCTTCGTTAAACGGCACGTATGGCGTAATATGCGGAGTGGCATCATATTTATCGCAAAGGTCCAAGATGTATTCCAGGCTGAACCTGTTCAGGCGCGAGATGCTGATGGCGATTTGTCTTTTGATGTTACTTTGGGCCAGAATATCCAAAGCCCGTAAAGGGATATCAATCTTTTGCCCGCGTATCTGCCTATATATTTCGGCGTCGCCGTCAATACTGACCTGGACTGAAAACCTTTCAAATAAATCACGCGCCCGTTTCAGTAACTCTATATTTTTTGGCACCAATAAACCATTGCTCCCCAATCGGACATCATTGAAATACAGTCCGTTGACTTTTAAATCACCAATCAGGTCTACGACTTGGGGCAATTCAGGATGAAGAAACGGCTCGCCGCCTAACAGATAAACAGAGATATCAGCGAAATCCCTGGCCCGCTCAACAGCCAGAAACTGCCGGCACATTTTCTCGATTGCCTTCAGGGATAAATCCGGATTTTTCAGGTGTTTGTTCTTCAGTTGATTATAACAATGCTTGCAGTCAAAGTTACAGCGGCCGGTAAGCTGTAAATTAAGGAAAAATCTTGGCCTGTGAAGCGATTCCAGGAGAGAGATTGACTCCAAACAGTAGAAATCACTCCCTCTTTTCACCGATACCTTCCTTTGGCCATAAAGCCGTTGATAGCCGGCCAGGGCGGAAAGAACAAACCTCTCATCCCGGGGTGATAAATTATTTATCTCCGCCTTGATATCTTCATCGGGCTTGAGATATCTGGAAAAACCGCTGAAATTATCGGGTGTAATCCCTATCTGAGGCGTAAACGCAACGGATTCTCTTAAGGTATAATATTGCTTACTCATCCTGACATGATTTACCGACTTTATACTTTCGGCTGGTAATCTAAATCTACCGACCTTCCGCTCATCCGGGAAGTTGCTTCCCACCATTCCAGTAAGGTATTTTTATGTTCACCCAGCAGGAGTTTAACCACG is part of the Planctomycetota bacterium genome and harbors:
- a CDS encoding radical SAM protein, giving the protein MSKQYYTLRESVAFTPQIGITPDNFSGFSRYLKPDEDIKAEINNLSPRDERFVLSALAGYQRLYGQRKVSVKRGSDFYCLESISLLESLHRPRFFLNLQLTGRCNFDCKHCYNQLKNKHLKNPDLSLKAIEKMCRQFLAVERARDFADISVYLLGGEPFLHPELPQVVDLIGDLKVNGLYFNDVRLGSNGLLVPKNIELLKRARDLFERFSVQVSIDGDAEIYRQIRGQKIDIPLRALDILAQSNIKRQIAISISRLNRFSLEYILDLCDKYDATPHITPYVPFNEDLEVLTRAEWETFKLALTGMLERRYVGACGYDFGCGIGWNGTSIDPEGYIIGCPRDTEVVGHIDNVSLTDKKLWRTKSEGPFLFYERCGRFIKTK